The Streptomyces sp. CC0208 genome window below encodes:
- a CDS encoding DUF3152 domain-containing protein, whose translation MKHQLVGGLAALAAFAAVGGAVVAWLPSDSARTSAALKPVESPKPQETTGSPEPEESGAPPSPSTTPLPQSGPGTFVTAPGGSGRVGKGTPLRYRVEVEKGITISPEDVAAQVERTLADPRGWTADGHSAFQRVSGGPTDFVVRLATPATVDRICAEGGLDTGGKVNCSVNQNVMVNLRRWVLATEFYRRDIVGYRSLIINHEVGHFLGHGHVTCPGKGQPAPAMMQQIKGLLGCVPNVWPYDSDGRPVTGPSAP comes from the coding sequence GTGAAGCACCAACTGGTGGGCGGACTGGCCGCGTTGGCGGCCTTCGCGGCCGTCGGTGGCGCGGTGGTGGCGTGGCTGCCGTCCGACTCGGCACGAACGTCCGCGGCGCTCAAGCCCGTTGAGAGTCCGAAGCCCCAAGAGACCACCGGGTCACCGGAACCGGAAGAGTCCGGCGCGCCTCCCAGCCCCTCCACGACTCCCCTCCCCCAGAGCGGTCCGGGGACCTTCGTCACCGCGCCCGGCGGGAGCGGACGGGTCGGCAAGGGCACGCCGCTGCGCTACCGGGTCGAGGTGGAGAAGGGCATCACGATCTCCCCCGAGGACGTCGCCGCACAGGTGGAGCGGACCCTGGCCGACCCGCGCGGCTGGACGGCCGACGGCCACTCGGCGTTCCAGCGGGTGTCCGGCGGCCCGACCGACTTCGTGGTCCGCCTCGCCACCCCGGCGACCGTCGACCGGATCTGCGCCGAGGGCGGCCTCGACACCGGTGGCAAGGTCAACTGCAGCGTGAACCAGAACGTGATGGTCAACCTCAGGCGCTGGGTCCTGGCCACCGAGTTCTACCGCAGGGACATCGTCGGATACCGCTCGCTGATCATCAACCACGAGGTGGGCCACTTCCTCGGCCACGGGCATGTGACCTGCCCGGGCAAGGGGCAGCCGGCCCCCGCGATGATGCAGCAGATCAAGGGCCTGCTCGGCTGCGTCCCCAATGTCTGGCCGTACGACAGCGACGGCCGCCCCGTCACGGGTCCCTCCGCCCCGTGA
- a CDS encoding response regulator transcription factor, producing the protein MSRVLLIEDDPAVREGVALALRRQNHDVDATATGEEGMDRLRAFRPDIVVLDLMLPGMTGLEVCRGIRAVDQTLPIIMATARGEEVDIVVGLEAGADDYVVKPVLARVLDARIRAVLRRAAGGTPGAEGLPKIDTYGDLAVDRAGLTVALNGEPIALAPSELRLLLTLSASPGQVFSRQQLLEAVWEHDYHGDARLVDACVKRLRTKMSEPPRAPRYIHTVRGFGYRFSAP; encoded by the coding sequence ATGTCACGTGTACTGCTGATCGAGGACGACCCCGCCGTGCGGGAGGGCGTCGCCCTGGCCCTGCGCCGCCAGAACCACGACGTCGACGCCACCGCGACCGGCGAGGAGGGGATGGACCGGCTGCGGGCCTTCCGGCCGGACATCGTTGTCCTCGATCTGATGCTGCCCGGCATGACCGGCCTGGAGGTGTGCCGGGGCATACGGGCCGTCGACCAGACCCTGCCGATCATCATGGCGACGGCACGGGGCGAGGAAGTGGACATCGTCGTCGGTCTGGAGGCGGGCGCCGACGACTACGTCGTCAAACCCGTCCTGGCCCGGGTGCTCGACGCCCGCATACGCGCCGTCCTGCGCAGGGCGGCGGGGGGCACGCCCGGCGCCGAGGGGCTGCCGAAGATCGACACCTACGGCGATCTGGCCGTCGACCGGGCCGGCCTGACCGTCGCGCTGAACGGCGAGCCGATCGCCCTCGCCCCCTCCGAGCTGCGGCTCCTGCTCACCCTCTCCGCCTCGCCGGGCCAGGTGTTCAGCCGCCAGCAACTCCTGGAGGCGGTCTGGGAGCACGACTACCACGGTGACGCCCGCCTGGTGGACGCCTGCGTCAAGCGGCTGCGCACCAAGATGTCCGAGCCGCCGCGCGCACCCCGCTACATCCACACCGTGCGCGGTTTCGGCTACCGCTTCTCGGCGCCGTGA